One Nicotiana tomentosiformis chromosome 4, ASM39032v3, whole genome shotgun sequence genomic window carries:
- the LOC138910385 gene encoding uncharacterized protein: MQFSFVLNFVYFPFPNSCHFYFHFSVVNAGFNNMTCMRNSRPDLKRLSKFEIMHQEVEYDEDKVFDEIKRELEQFENKPRPNLNETEPINIGGHEEVRETKISIHTEQKTKDALIQLLFEYRDVFAWSYDDMPGLSVDLVVHKLPTYPDFPPVQQKQRKFKTDMSDKIKEEIMKQLSANVVRAVRYTTWVANVVPVPKKDGKTRVCVDYRDLNKASPKDNFPLPNIHILVDNCAKHEIQSFVDCYAGYHQILMDEGDAEKTAFTTPWGTYCYRVMPFGLKNAGATYMRAMTTIFHDMMHKEIEVYVDDVIIKSKTQADHVNDLEKFFKRLRRYDLKLNPAKCAFGVPSGKLLGFIVSRRGIELDPSKIKSIRDLPPPKNKKEVMSLLGRLNYISRFIAQLTTTCEPIFKLLKKNAAIKWTDDCQNAFDRIKDYLSKPPVLVPPEPGRPLFLYLSVMDNSFGCFRYIPRFHNELADALATLASMLPYPGNTHIDPLEIQIRNQHGYCNTIETEPDGEPWYHDIKRFLKMREYPEHAKGDQKRTIRRLANGFFLSGEILYKRTPDLNLLRCVDTTEAKRIMSEVHSGVCGPHMNGYVLAKKILRAGFILQFKIMHRHSTPYRPKANGAVEAANKNIKKILRKMVQGSRQWHEKLPFALLGYRTTARTSVGATPYLLVYGTEAVIPAEVEIPSLRIIVESEIEDAEWVKTRLEQLMLIDEKRLAAVCFGQLYQQRMARAYNKKVRPRYFEVGQLVLKRVLPHQVEAKGKFAPNWKGPYIIKKVLPKGALHLVDEEGRLPDMIINADAVKRYYV, translated from the exons atgcagttcagtttcgtgttaaattttgtatattttccttttcctaattcctgccatttttatttccatttcagtgttgttaatgccggctttaataacatgacatgcatgcggaattcacgcccagatctcaaaaggctgtctaaattcgaaataatgcatcaagaggtcgaatatgatgaagataaggtctttgatgaaataaaaagagagttggaacaatttgaaaacaagcctaggcccaacctcaatgaaactgagccaatcaatatcggaggtcatgaagaagttagagaaacaaagataagcattcacactgaacaaaaaaccaaagatgccttgattcaacttttatttgagtatagagatgtgtttgcctggtcttatgatgatatgcctggtttaagcgtcgatttagtggttcataaacttcccacgtatcctgattttccaccagtccaacagaagcagcgaaaatttaaaacggacatgagtgataaaatcaaagaggaaataatgaagcagttgagcgccaatgttgtcagagctgtacgatacaccacctgggtggcaaatgttgtgcccgtgccaaagaaagatggaaaaactagagtctgtgttgactacagagacctgaacaaagcaagcccgaaggataattttcctttgccgaacatccatattcttgtagataattgcgcaaagcatgagatacagtcgttcgtggattgctatgctgggtaccaccagattctaatggatgagggtgatgcagaaaagaccgctttcaccactccatggggtacctattgttacagggtcatgccattcggtttaaagaatgcaggggcaacttacatgagggccatgaccaccatttttcacgacatgatgcacaaagagattgaagtatatgtcgatgatgtcatcataaaatcaaagacacaggctgaccacgtgaatgatttggaaaagttcttcaaacggcttcgaaggtatgaccttaagctcaatccagccaaatgtgcgtttggggttccatctgggaaactcctcggttttatagtcagtcggagaggcatcgaattggatccatctaagataaagtccattcgagatctgccacccccgaagaacaaaaaggaggtcatgagtttgctcggaaggttgaactacatcagtaggttcatcgctcagctcacaaccacgtgcgagcccatctttaagttgctgaaaaagaatgctgcaatcaagtggacagacgattgccaaaatgcttttgacaggatcaaagattatctatcaaaaccccctgtactggtcccacctgaacctggtagacctttgtttttatatctatcggtgatggataattcttttggatgc ttcaggtacattcccaggtttcacaacgagctagcagatgctttggctactttagcctcgatgctcccttatccgggaaacacccatatcgatccactagaaatccaaattcggaatcaacacggttactgcaatacaattgagacagaaccagatggtgaaccatggtatcatgacataaaacgattcctgaaaatgagagaatacccagagcacgctaagggagatcaaaaaagaactataaggaggctcgccaacggtttcttcctgagtggggaaattttgtacaaaaggaccccagatttgaacttgttgagatgtgtagataCAACAGAAGCtaagcggatcatgagtgaagtacattcgggggtatgcggacctcacatgaatggatatgttttggcgaagaagattctgcgggcagg attcattttg caatttaaaattatgcatcgccattctaccccttaccggccaaaagccaatggagccgttgaagcagcgaacaagaacatcaagaagattcttaggaaaatggtCCAAGGctcgagacaatggcatgaaaagttgccttttgctctcctgggataccgcacgactgctcgcacatcggtcggtgcaactccttatctgttggtatatgggacagaagctgtaataccggctgaagtcgaaattccctctcttcggatcattgtggagtcggagattgaagatgcagaatgggtaaagacccgtttagaacaactaatgttgattgatgagaaacggctagcagcagtgtgctttggccagttataccagcaaagaatggcacgcgcttacaacaagaaagtgcgtccaaggtactttgaggtaggccaactcgtcctgaaacgcgttcttccacaccaagtagaagctaaaggaaagttcgccccaaactggaaaggaccgtacatcatcaagaaagtgttaccaaaaggggccttgcacttggtagatgaagaaggacggctACCAGATATGattattaatgcagatgcagtcaaaagatattatgtatga